Proteins from a single region of Symphalangus syndactylus isolate Jambi chromosome 12, NHGRI_mSymSyn1-v2.1_pri, whole genome shotgun sequence:
- the HMGB4 gene encoding high mobility group protein B4, whose protein sequence is MGKEIQLKPKANVSSYVHFLLNYRNKFKEQQPNTYVGFKEFSRKCSEKWRSISKHEKAKYEALAKVDKARYQEEMMNYVGKRKKQRKRDPQAPRRPPSSFLLFCQDHYAQLKRENPNWSVVQVAKATGKMWSTTTDLEKHPYEQRAALLRAKYFEELELYHKQHKQCNARKKYRMSARNRCRGKRVRQS, encoded by the coding sequence ATGGGAAAAGAAATCCAGCTAAAGCCTAAGGCAAATGTCTCTTCTTATGTTCACTTTTTGCTGAATTACAGAAACAAATTCAAGGAGCAGCAGCCAAATACCTACGTTGGCTTTAAAGAGTTCTCTagaaagtgttcagaaaaatGGAGATCCATCTCAAAGCATGAAAAGGCCAAATACGAAGCCCTGGCCAAAGTCGACAAAGCCCGATACCAGGAAGAAATGATGAATTACGTTggcaagaggaagaaacagagaaagcgGGATCCCCAGGCACCCAGGCGGCCTCCATCATCCTTCCTACTCTTCTGCCAAGACCACTATGCTCAGCTGAAGAGGGAGAACCCGAACTGGTCGGTGGTGCAAGTGGCCAAGGCCACAGGGAAAATGTGGTCAACAACGACAGACCTGGAGAAGCACCCTTATGAGCAAAGAGCGGCTCTCCTGAGAGCTAAGTACTTCGAGGAACTTGAACTCTACCATAAACAACATAAACAATGTAATGCCAGGAAGAAGTACCGAATGTCAGCTAGAAACCGGTGCAGAGGGAAAAGAGTCAGGCAGAGCTGA